In a genomic window of Brassica rapa cultivar Chiifu-401-42 chromosome A10, CAAS_Brap_v3.01, whole genome shotgun sequence:
- the LOC103844758 gene encoding probable copper-transporting ATPase HMA5: MALTSIGEETYSARHPLLQKNKFGGGCRSSSEEEATSKALFRVVGMTCSACAGPVEEAIKRLRGIHEAVIDVLNNQAQVLFNPNFVNLEKICETIQDAGFEASLIENEANETSTKVCRIRINGMTCSSCSSTIERVLRVTNGVQRAHVSLALEEAEVHYDRRLVGHDKLLDEIESVGFVALLISTGEDLSKIDLKIVGECVDESIKTLLEALPGVQSVEFHHGTDKIISVLYKHDVTGPRSFIRVFGGTKLKATIFSAGEEGRESQRQVEIKKYYNSFLWSLVCTVPVFLTAMVFMYIPWINHLLMFKVINMLNAGEIIRCVLATPVQFFIGWRFYYGSYKALRRGSANMDVLVALGTNAAYFYSLYSVTRAATSPGFKGEDFFETSSMLITFILLGKYLEVMAKGKTSDAISKLMKLTPDTAILLTLDNEGKVTGEEEIDGRLIQKNDVIKILPGDKVASDGYVIWGRSHVDESMMTGEAKLVAKRKGDTVIGGTLNANGVLHVKVTKVGSESALAQIIRLVESAQLAKAPAQNLADTISKFFVPLVISFSLLTWLVWFFAGKLHWYSESWIPASMDRFELALQFGISVMVVACPCALGLATPTAVMVGTGVGASQGVLIKGGQALEKAHMVNCIVFDKTGTLTMGKPVVVKTKMLKNMTLGEFYELVAATEVNSEHPLAKAIVNHAKEFRDDQENPAWPQARDFLSITGNGVKATVKGREIMVGNKDLMSQHGVNIPEDAEEMLAEAEERAQTGILVSVNRELTGVLAVSDPLKPSARAAISVLKSMNIASIMVTGDNWGTANAIAREVGIDSVMAEAKPKQKAEKVKELQAAGHVVAMVGDGINDAPALVAADVGIAIGAGTDIAIEAADIVLMKSNLEDVITAIDLSRKTFSRIRLNYVWALGYNLIGIPIAAGVLFPWTHLRLPPWFAGAAMAASSVSVVCSSLLLKNYKRPKMLDNLEICEVLVERNLSNN; encoded by the exons ATGGCGCTCACATCCATTGGGGAAGAGACGTACAGTGCACGGCATCCTTTGCTGCAAAAAAACAAGTTCGGTGGCGGATGCAGATCATCGTCAGAAGAGGAGGCCACTTCCAAGGCACTGTTCCGCGTCGTCGGGATGACTTGTTCTGCTTGCGCTGGACCTGTCGAGGAGGCTATTAAGCGGCTCCGAGGGATTCATGAAGCTGTCATTGACGTTCTGAACAATCAAGCTCAAGTCCTTTTCAACCCTAACTTTGTCAACCTGGAGAAAATTTGTGAGACTATTCAAGATGCTGGATTCGAAGCATCACTGATAGAAAACGAGGCTAATGAGACGTCCACAAAAGTATGCCGGATAAGAATAAACGGAATGACATGTAGCTCATGTTCTTCGACCATAGAACGAGTTCTGCGAGTAACTAACGGTGTACAAAGAGCCCATGTTTCCCTAGCACTTGAAGAAGCCGAAGTTCATTATGATCGGAGACTAGTTGGCCATGACAAACTACTGGACGAGATAGAAAGCGTTGGATTTGTAGCCCTACTTATAAGCACAGGCGAGGATTTGAGCAAGATTGATTTAAAGATTGTTGGTGAGTGTGTTGATGAATCCATCAAAACATTACTTGAAGCTCTTCCTGGAGTTCAAAGTGTGGAGTTCCATCATGGAACAGATAAGATCATATCCGTGTTGTACAAACATGATGTGACCGGGCCAAGGAGTTTCATTAGGGTCTTTGGAGGGACCAAACTCAAAGCGACAATATTCTCTGCGGGAGAGGAAGGCAGAGAGTCTCAGAGGCAAGTGGAGATTAAGAAGTACTATAACTCATTTCTTTGGAGTCTGGTTTGTACTGTACCAGTGTTCTTGACAGCCATGGTGTTTATGTACATCCCTTGGATTAATCATTTGCTGATGTTCAAGGTCATCAATATGCTCAACGCTGGAGAAATCATAAGGTGCGTTTTGGCTACTCCTGTCCAGTTTTTCATAGGTTGGAGGTTTTATTATGGCTCTTACAAAGCTTTGCGCCGAGGATCTGCTAACATGGATGTCTTGGTAGCTCTGGGAACAAACGCAGCTTATTTCTACTCCTTGTATTCAGTGACGAGAGCTGCAACCTCTCCTGGTTTCAAGGGAGAAGATTTCTTTGAAACTAGTTCCATGCTCATCACTTTTATCTTGCTAGGCAAGTATCTGGAGGTTATGGCTAAAGGGAAAACTTCTGATGCAATCTCAAAGCTTATGAAGTTAACACCGGATACAGCCATATTGTTGACTTTGGACAATGAAGGAAAGGTGACTGGTGAAGAAGAGATTGATGGTCGGTTGATACAGAAGAACGATGTTATCAAGATTCTTCCTGGTGACAAAGTAGCTTCAGATGGTTATGTAATATGGGGGAGAAGTCATGTGGATGAGAGTATGATGACTGGAGAGGCAAAGCTAGTGGCGAAGAGAAAGGGTGATACAGTTATAGGAGGCACTTTGAATGCGAACGGAGTGTTGCACGTTAAGGTTACAAAGGTTGGTTCAGAGAGTGCACTTGCACAGATTATTCGGCTTGTTGAGTCTGCTCAGCTTGCCAAGGCTCCTGCACAAAATTTGGCTGATACGATCTCCAAATTCTTTGTTCCCCTGGTGATCTCCTTCTCGCTCTTGACTTGGCTTGTGTGGTTCTTTGCTGGTAAGCTCCACTGGTACTCTGAATCTTGGATACCTGCTTCTATGGATAGATTTGAACTAGCTCTTCAGTTTGGGATATCAGTGATGGTTGTAGCCTGCCCCTGTGCTCTTGGGCTGGCTACTCCAACTGCTGTTATGGTTGGCACTGGGGTTGGTGCATCCCAAGGTGTGCTGATAAAGGGTGGTCAAGCCCTTGAAAAGGCACACATG GTGAATTGCATTGTCTTTGACAAGACAGGAACACTCACGATGGGGAAGCCCGTAGTTGTTAAAACAAAAATGCTGAAAAACATGACACTGGGAGAGTTCTATGAACTTGTTGCCGCAACTGAG GTAAACAGTGAGCATCCTCTAGCAAAGGCCATCGTCAACCATGCCAAGGAATTCAGAGATGACCAAGAGAACCCTGCATGGCCGCAAGCTCGTGACTTCTTGTCTATCACTGGAAACGGAGTAAAAGCAACCGTTAAGGGAAGAGAGATAATGGTGGGAAACAAGGACCTTATGTCTCAGCATGGAGTTAATATTCCAGAAGATGCTGAAGAGATGCTAGCAGAAGCTGAGGAGAGGGCTCAGACAGGGATTCTTGTCTCTGTGAACAGAGAACTAACAGGAGTCTTGGCTGTCTCGGATCCTCTAAAACCTAGTGCTCGAGCAGCCATCTCCGTTTTAAAATCCATGAATATCGCAAGCATCATGGTGACTGGTGACAACTGGGGAACTGCAAATGCCATTGCTCGTGAAGTTGGTATTGACTCTGTTATGGCAGAAGCCAAACCCAAGCAGAAAGCAGAGAAAGTGAAGGAGCTACAG GCTGCGGGTCATGTTGTGGCGATGGTGGGTGATGGAATCAATGATGCACCTGCCCTTGTGGCGGCTGACGTAGGGATAGCTATTGGGGCAGGGACCGACATAGCCATAGAAGCTGCTGACATAGTTCTGATGAAGAGCAATTTAGAAGACGTGATAACAGCCATTGATCTTTCCAGGAAAACCTTTTCAAGAATCCGTCTCAACTACGTATGGGCTCTCGGGTATAACCTCATAGGGATACCCATTGCTGCAGGAGTGCTTTTCCCGTGGACACATCTCCGGTTGCCTCCGTGGTTTGCTGGTGCTGCAATGGCTGCTTCTTCTGTTAGTGTTGTGTGTTCTTCCCTCTTGTTGAAGAACTACAAGCGGCCAAAGATGCTCGATAATCTGGAGATTTGTGAGGTTCTAGTTGAGCGAAATTTATCCAACAACTGA